ACGACGTGGAGCACTGCCTCAAGGCGAACACCTCGGTGCACCTGGCCGAGCAGCGCACCGGCGGGCGCGACTTCCTCGACGGCACCCTCGCCGAGGTGATGGACGGCCGCGTCCGGCTGGACGCCGAGCGGCCGGTGGTGTTCTCGCCGTTCGGACTGGGCGTGCTGGACCTCGCGGTGGGCAAGTACGTCCACGACGAGCTGGCCCGCGGCGGCGAGTTGCGGGTGGTCGAGGACTTCTTCTACGAGCTGGATCGCTACGGGAAGCGCTGAGCCTCGGCTCGGCGTGGGCGGGAGACGTCGCGTGCCTGTCATCACGAGACCGCACGAGTTCAACGTGGACGACCTCTACGTGGACCTGCTGCGGGCGACCGGCCACCGGTTGTTCCTCAAGTGCGAGGGGTTCAACTTCGCCGGTTCCATCAAGCTGAAGGCGGCCGCCGAGATGATCGCCGCGGCCGAACGAGCGGGGCAGCTGACCCCCGGGACGATGCTGGTCGAGAGCTCGTCCGGGAACCTCGGCGTCGCGCTGAGCGTGGTCGCCGCCAGCCGCGGCTACCGGTTCGTCTGCGTCACCGACGCGCGCTGCAACCTGGGCGCCCGGCAGCTGATGCAGTCGCTGGGCGCCGAGGTGCAGGTGATCGGCGAACCGGACGCGGAGGGCGGTCTGCTCGGCGCGCGGCTGCGCCGGGTGAAGCGGATCTGCGCGGAGAACGAGGGCAGCGTCTGGCTCAACCAGTACGCGAACCCGGCGAACTGGCTCGCGCACTACCGCGCGACCGGTCCCGAGGTGCTGCGCGACTTCCCCGACCTGGACGTGCTGTTCGTCGGCGCCGGCACCACCGGGACGTTGATGGGCTGCGCGCGCTACCTGCGCGAGGTGCGGCCCGCGGTGCGGGTGGTGGCGATCGACTCGGAAGGTTCGGTCACCTTCGGCACCCCGCCCGCGCCGCGCATGATCCCCGGGCTGGGCACCGGGGTCCGCCCGCAGCTGCTCGACGAGTCCTTCGTGGACGACGTGGTGCACGTGGCGGAGGTGGACACGGTGCGCACGGCGCGGCGGCTGGTGGCCGACGGATTCGTGTTCGGCGGCTCCACCGGAACCGTGGTGTGCGGCGCGGCCCGCTGGCTGGAGCGCAACGGCGCCGGGCCGGAGACGACCGCCGTGGCGCTCGCCCCGGACCTGGGGGAGCGGTACCTGGACACGGTGCACAACGAGCAGTGGGTCAGCGACATCTACGGCGCGGACGCGATCGCCTCGGCCGATCTCGGCGGAGGGGTGACCGGGGCGTGAGGTCTTCGAGGAGAGTGCGATGACGGCGGTCGAGACACCGAGCCTGCCGCTTTCGGCGGGACAGCGCGACATCTGGTTCGACGAGGTGGCGGCGGCGAGCGCCGCGGGGGACTCCGGCGGGAGCGACTCCGGCGGGAGCGCCGCGTGCAACTCCGGCGGGAGCGCCGCTTACAACACCGCCGGGTACCTGGACATCTCCGGGCCGTTGGACGTGGAGCTGTTCACCCGCGCGGTCGCCGGGCTGGTGGCCGAAGCCGAGTGCATGCGCTGCCGCTTCACCGAGGTCGACGGCGAACCCCGGCAGTGCGTGGAACCGCTGCCCGAGCCGCCGCTGCAGCTGCGCGACTTCAGCGGCGAGACCGACCCGGCCGCCGCCGCGCGGGACTGGATCACCGCGGAGCTGGGCCGTCCCTTCGCGCTCACCGAGTTCCCGCTGTTCCGGCTGGCCCTGGTGCGGGTCGGGCCGGACCGGGTGTTCTTCTCGATGTGCATCCACCACCTGCTGTGCGACGGGTTCAGCCAGGTGGTGTTCTGGCGCAGGCTGGGCGAGCTCTACGACGCGCTGCGCACCGGTGAGTCCGCTGTGGACGGTGCGCTGCCGCCGCTGCGCGAGCTGATCGACGCCGAGGCCTCCTACGCGGTGTCCGGGCAGGCCGGCCGGGACCGCGAGTTCTGGGCGAAGCGCTTCCCGCGGACTCTCGACCTGGTCACGCTCTCCCGCACGGACGCCGCGCCCGCGCAGCGCTTCCACCGCGCCACCGAGGTGGTGGGCCACCGCGTGCTGGAACGGGTGCGGGCCGCCGCGCGCGAGGCGAAGGTGACCGTGCCGACCGTGCTGCTGGCCGCTTTCGGCCTCTACACCCAGCGGATGACCGGCGGCCCGGACGTGCTGCTGTCGATGCCGGTGACCGCGCGGGTGAACCGCCGGATGCGCGCGATCCCCGGCATGGTGAACAACTACGTGCCGCTGCGGCTGCGGGTGCACCCCGAGATGTCCCGCGCGGAACTGCTCAAGCAGCTCTCCGGTGAGCTCGCCGGGGCGATCAAGCACCAGCGGCACCGGGTCAGCCGGATCCGGCAGGGCATGGGACTGGCCAGCGACGACAACCGGCCGTTCGGCCCGTTCGTGAACGTGCTGCCGCAGGAGACCCGGCCGAGCCTCGGCGACTGCGAGGTCGTCGTGCACAACCTGTCCACCGGGCTCGTCGACGACGTGGAGGTCACCGTCGTCGACGCCCCCGACGGCGGGGTGGAGGTGCACCTGAGCGCGAACCGCGCCCGGTACTCCGAGCAGGAGACCCGGGAGCACTCGGCCCGGTTCTGCGCGTTCCTGCGCCGGTTCGCCGAGCTGGACCCGGGTGGCAGGCTCGCGCAGCTGGAGCTGGTCGGCGAGCACGAGCGGCAGCGGCTGCTGCGCGCCGGCACCGGGCCGGACGGACCGGTGGACCCGGTGGACGTCGTCGTCCGGGTGCGCGAGCGCGCCGCGCGCACCCCGGACGCGGTCGCGGTCGCCGACGACGCGG
This window of the Saccharopolyspora gloriosae genome carries:
- the sbnA gene encoding 2,3-diaminopropionate biosynthesis protein SbnA, with the protein product MPVITRPHEFNVDDLYVDLLRATGHRLFLKCEGFNFAGSIKLKAAAEMIAAAERAGQLTPGTMLVESSSGNLGVALSVVAASRGYRFVCVTDARCNLGARQLMQSLGAEVQVIGEPDAEGGLLGARLRRVKRICAENEGSVWLNQYANPANWLAHYRATGPEVLRDFPDLDVLFVGAGTTGTLMGCARYLREVRPAVRVVAIDSEGSVTFGTPPAPRMIPGLGTGVRPQLLDESFVDDVVHVAEVDTVRTARRLVADGFVFGGSTGTVVCGAARWLERNGAGPETTAVALAPDLGERYLDTVHNEQWVSDIYGADAIASADLGGGVTGA